From a region of the Pukyongiella litopenaei genome:
- the rplB gene encoding 50S ribosomal protein L2: MALKSYKPTTPGQRGLVLIDRSELWKGRPVKSLTEGLTKSGGRNNTGRITSRRRGGGAKRLYRIVDFKRNKMDVAATVERIEYDPNRTAFIALIKYDDGEQAYILAPQRLAVGDKVVASAKADIKPGNAMPFAGMPIGTIVHNIEMKPGKGGQIARAAGTYAQFVGRDGGYAQIRLSSGELRMVRQECMATVGAVSNPDNSNQNFGKAGRMRHKGVRPSVRGVVMNPIDHPHGGGEGRTSGGRHPVTPWGKPTKGARTRNKNKASSKLIIRSRHAKKKGR; the protein is encoded by the coding sequence ATGGCACTCAAGTCGTACAAGCCGACGACGCCGGGCCAGCGCGGGCTGGTGCTGATCGACCGTTCGGAGCTTTGGAAAGGGCGTCCGGTCAAATCCCTCACAGAGGGTCTGACCAAGTCGGGCGGCCGGAACAACACCGGACGGATCACCTCTCGCCGCCGTGGCGGTGGCGCAAAGCGTCTCTACCGGATCGTTGACTTCAAACGGAACAAGATGGATGTGGCGGCAACCGTCGAGCGGATCGAATACGACCCGAACCGGACCGCCTTCATCGCGCTGATCAAATATGACGATGGCGAACAGGCCTATATCCTGGCGCCGCAGCGTCTGGCCGTGGGCGACAAGGTCGTCGCCAGCGCCAAGGCCGACATCAAGCCCGGCAACGCGATGCCGTTCGCGGGCATGCCGATCGGCACCATCGTTCACAACATCGAGATGAAGCCCGGCAAGGGCGGTCAGATCGCGCGCGCCGCGGGCACCTATGCCCAGTTCGTCGGCCGCGATGGCGGTTACGCCCAGATCCGCCTGAGCTCGGGCGAGCTGCGGATGGTGCGCCAGGAATGCATGGCTACCGTGGGCGCGGTGTCGAACCCCGACAACAGCAACCAGAATTTCGGCAAGGCCGGCCGCATGCGCCACAAGGGCGTGCGCCCGTCTGTCCGCGGTGTCGTGATGAACCCGATCGACCACCCGCATGGCGGCGGCGAAGGCCGGACCTCCGGCGGTCGTCACCCGGTGACCCCGTGGGGCAAGCCGACCAAGGGTGCGCGCACCCGCAACAAGAACAAGGCGTCCAGCAAGCTGATCATCCGCTCGCGGCACGCCAAGAAGAAAGGGCGCTGA
- the rpsC gene encoding 30S ribosomal protein S3 → MGQKVNPIGMRLQVNRTWDSRWYADTKDYGDLLLEDIAIRDFIKAECKQAGVARVIIERPHKKCRVTVHTARPGVIIGKKGADIEALRKKLAAMTDSELHLNIVEVRKPELDAQLVAESIAQQLERRVSFRRAMKRAVQNAMRMGALGIRVNVAGRLGGAEIARTEWYREGRVPLHTLRADIDYANAEGSTPYGIIGIKVWIFKGEIMEHDPSARDRKAQELQDGPAPRGAGGRR, encoded by the coding sequence ATGGGACAGAAAGTCAATCCGATCGGCATGCGCCTTCAGGTCAACCGCACCTGGGACAGCCGCTGGTATGCGGACACCAAGGATTACGGTGATCTGCTGCTCGAGGACATCGCGATCCGCGATTTCATCAAGGCCGAGTGCAAGCAGGCCGGTGTCGCCCGCGTGATCATCGAACGCCCGCACAAGAAGTGCCGGGTGACGGTGCACACCGCGCGTCCGGGCGTGATCATCGGCAAGAAGGGCGCGGATATCGAAGCCCTGCGCAAGAAGCTGGCGGCCATGACCGACAGCGAACTGCACCTGAACATCGTCGAGGTCCGCAAGCCGGAACTGGACGCCCAGCTGGTGGCGGAATCGATCGCCCAGCAGCTGGAACGCCGGGTGTCGTTCCGCCGCGCCATGAAGCGCGCGGTGCAGAACGCCATGCGCATGGGTGCCCTGGGTATCCGGGTGAACGTCGCGGGCCGCCTCGGCGGCGCCGAGATCGCCCGGACCGAATGGTACCGCGAAGGCCGCGTGCCGCTTCATACCCTGCGGGCAGACATTGATTACGCCAATGCCGAAGGCTCGACGCCCTATGGCATCATCGGCATCAAGGTCTGGATCTTCAAGGGCGAGATCATGGAACATGATCCGTCCGCGCGGGACCGCAAGGCGCAGGAACTCCAGGATGGTCCGGCCCCCCGTGGCGCCGGTGGCCGTCGCTGA
- the rpsQ gene encoding 30S ribosomal protein S17: MPKRILQGTVTSDTNAQTVTVLVERRFTHPVLKKTIRKSKKYRAHDEKNTYKVGDSVRIIECAPKSKTKRWEVLEA; encoded by the coding sequence ATGCCCAAGCGTATCCTGCAGGGAACCGTCACCTCGGACACCAACGCGCAGACCGTCACGGTGCTGGTGGAACGCCGTTTCACCCACCCGGTTCTGAAAAAGACCATCCGCAAGTCCAAGAAGTACCGGGCTCACGATGAGAAGAACACCTACAAGGTAGGTGATTCGGTCCGCATCATCGAATGCGCGCCGAAATCGAAGACCAAACGCTGGGAGGTTCTGGAGGCGTAA
- the rplP gene encoding 50S ribosomal protein L16, which translates to MLQPKRTKFRKQHKGRIHGLAKGGSDLNFGSYGLKALQPERVTARQIEAARRAMTRHMKRQGRVWIRIFPDTPVTSKPTEVRMGKGKGSVDFWAAKVKPGRVMFEIDGVEDSIAREALRLAAMKLPIKTRVVVREDW; encoded by the coding sequence ATGCTTCAACCAAAGCGAACCAAATTCCGCAAGCAGCACAAGGGCCGCATCCACGGCCTGGCCAAGGGCGGTTCGGATCTGAACTTCGGATCCTACGGGCTCAAGGCGCTGCAGCCTGAGCGCGTTACCGCACGCCAGATCGAAGCCGCGCGCCGTGCCATGACCCGGCACATGAAACGCCAGGGCCGCGTCTGGATCCGGATCTTCCCGGATACGCCGGTGACCTCCAAACCCACCGAGGTCCGGATGGGCAAGGGCAAGGGCTCGGTCGATTTCTGGGCGGCCAAGGTCAAGCCGGGGCGCGTGATGTTCGAGATCGACGGTGTCGAGGACAGCATCGCCCGCGAGGCCCTGCGCCTGGCGGCGATGAAGCTGCCGATCAAGACCCGCGTCGTGGTCCGCGAGGACTGGTAA
- the rplV gene encoding 50S ribosomal protein L22, which produces MGKAKNPRRVAENEAMAKTRMLRTSPQKLNLVAAMIRGKKVEKALTDLTFSNKRIAQDVKKCLQSAIANAENNHNLDVDELVVAEAYVGKNLTLKRGRPRARGRFGKIIKPFSELTIKVRQVEEQA; this is translated from the coding sequence ATGGGCAAGGCAAAGAACCCCCGCCGCGTGGCCGAAAACGAAGCAATGGCCAAGACCCGTATGCTTCGCACGTCCCCGCAGAAACTGAACCTGGTGGCGGCGATGATCCGCGGCAAGAAGGTGGAAAAGGCGCTGACCGATCTCACCTTCTCGAACAAGCGGATCGCGCAGGACGTGAAGAAATGCCTTCAGTCTGCGATCGCCAACGCCGAGAACAACCACAACCTGGACGTGGACGAACTGGTCGTCGCCGAGGCCTATGTGGGCAAGAACCTGACCCTGAAACGCGGTCGCCCGCGGGCCCGTGGCCGGTTCGGCAAGATCATCAAGCCGTTCTCGGAACTCACCATCAAGGTGCGTCAAGTTGAGGAGCAAGCCTAA
- the rpmC gene encoding 50S ribosomal protein L29, with the protein MNANELRDKTPDQLREELASLKKESFNLRFQQATGQLESTAGIRAARRNAARVKTILNEKAAAAASEE; encoded by the coding sequence ATGAACGCCAACGAACTGCGTGACAAGACGCCGGACCAGCTCCGCGAAGAGCTGGCCAGCCTGAAGAAAGAGAGCTTCAACCTGCGGTTCCAGCAGGCCACCGGCCAGCTGGAAAGCACCGCCGGCATCCGTGCCGCGCGCCGCAATGCCGCGCGCGTCAAGACGATCCTGAACGAAAAGGCCGCTGCCGCGGCATCGGAGGAGTAA
- the rpsS gene encoding 30S ribosomal protein S19, with protein sequence MTRSVWKGPFVDAYVLKKAEAARESGRNDVIKIWSRRSTILPQFVGLTFGVYNGHKHVPVSVSEDMIGQKFGEYSPTRTYYGHAADKKAKRK encoded by the coding sequence ATGACCCGCTCTGTTTGGAAAGGCCCCTTCGTCGACGCCTATGTGCTGAAAAAAGCCGAGGCTGCGCGCGAATCCGGCCGCAACGACGTGATCAAGATCTGGTCGCGGCGTTCGACCATCCTGCCCCAGTTCGTGGGGCTCACCTTTGGTGTCTACAACGGCCACAAGCACGTTCCGGTGTCGGTGTCCGAAGACATGATCGGCCAGAAGTTCGGTGAATATTCGCCGACCCGCACCTATTACGGGCACGCGGCCGACAAGAAAGCGAAGCGGAAGTAA
- the rplN gene encoding 50S ribosomal protein L14: protein MIQMQTNLDVADNSGARRVQCIKVLGGSKRKYASVGDIIVVSVKEAIPRGRVKKGDVRKAVVVRTAKEVRREDGTAIRFDRNAAVILNNNMEPVGTRIFGPVVRELRAKNFMKIISLAPEVL, encoded by the coding sequence ATGATCCAGATGCAGACCAATCTGGATGTCGCTGACAACTCCGGCGCCCGCCGGGTTCAGTGCATCAAGGTCCTGGGTGGTTCCAAGCGCAAATATGCGTCCGTGGGCGACATCATCGTCGTCTCGGTCAAGGAAGCCATCCCGCGCGGCCGCGTCAAGAAGGGCGACGTGCGCAAGGCCGTCGTCGTGCGCACCGCCAAGGAAGTGCGCCGCGAAGACGGCACCGCGATCCGTTTCGATCGCAACGCCGCCGTCATCCTCAACAACAACATGGAGCCCGTCGGCACCCGTATCTTCGGGCCGGTCGTGCGCGAACTGCGCGCCAAGAACTTCATGAAGATCATCTCGCTCGCCCCGGAGGTGCTGTAA